One Amorphoplanes digitatis genomic window carries:
- a CDS encoding alpha/beta hydrolase, producing the protein MPRKTHRLLTAALAGIVLSVVAAAPGSAAPAAPDRTSKAERARVDAVPTPKLGWYKCYDVAECATTRLPLDYDKPKGATTEIAILRIKAKDQKHKIGSLFLNPGGPGGSATEFALYAPYFLSDSLLQRFDIVGVDPRGIGASANVKCFKSVKDQTAVFDLMNVPFPVTKAEESRYVTGSKRFGKACSTTGRTLAGAMSTAEVARDMDVMRRAVGDKKLNYLGFSYGSALGQYYANLFPDRFRALVIDGVLDPVAWVGNTRQILDERLHSSDGGYRALIEILRRCDRAGETHCVFAAGDPVANFETIARELRAKPLQLPDGDGGTFTVTYAIFVNAILGSLYDLYAGQVVTEISAEVWAALHEGSPAALTERARAVRATKRGYDFPYENGFEASSAVICTDGRHPADAGSWPAATARRDQKAPYFGRSWGWIDSQCANKTWTVQDEDAYRGPFTKRTAAPVLVVGNFWDPATNYQGAVAASRLLPNSRLLSSNNWGHTAYGSGVCATTSIDDYLLTGRPPAKGKVCTDSVQPFTEPLPPPGETTTLSTPTGKQRPPVATLVPESLLTPEK; encoded by the coding sequence ATGCCACGCAAGACGCACCGATTACTGACCGCGGCACTGGCCGGCATCGTCCTGTCCGTCGTCGCCGCCGCACCCGGGTCCGCCGCACCGGCCGCACCCGATCGCACGAGCAAGGCGGAGCGGGCGCGCGTCGACGCGGTGCCCACGCCGAAGCTCGGCTGGTACAAGTGCTACGACGTCGCCGAGTGCGCCACCACCCGGCTGCCGCTCGACTACGACAAGCCGAAGGGCGCCACCACCGAGATCGCCATCCTGCGGATCAAGGCAAAGGACCAGAAGCACAAGATCGGCAGCCTGTTCCTCAACCCCGGCGGCCCGGGCGGCTCGGCGACCGAGTTCGCCCTCTACGCGCCCTACTTCCTCAGCGACTCGCTGCTACAGCGCTTCGACATCGTGGGTGTCGACCCCCGCGGCATCGGCGCCAGCGCGAACGTCAAATGCTTCAAGTCGGTAAAGGACCAGACCGCCGTCTTCGACCTGATGAACGTGCCGTTCCCCGTCACGAAGGCGGAGGAGAGCCGGTACGTGACCGGTTCGAAGCGGTTCGGCAAGGCCTGCTCCACCACCGGGCGGACGCTTGCCGGCGCGATGTCCACCGCCGAGGTGGCCCGCGACATGGACGTCATGCGCCGCGCGGTCGGCGACAAGAAGCTCAACTACCTGGGCTTCAGCTACGGCAGCGCGCTGGGCCAGTACTACGCGAACCTGTTCCCGGACCGGTTCCGCGCGCTGGTCATCGACGGCGTGCTCGACCCGGTCGCCTGGGTCGGCAACACCCGGCAGATCCTCGACGAGCGGCTGCACTCGTCCGACGGCGGCTACCGGGCGCTCATCGAGATCCTCCGGCGCTGCGACCGGGCGGGCGAGACACACTGTGTCTTCGCCGCGGGTGATCCGGTCGCGAACTTCGAGACCATCGCCCGCGAACTGCGCGCGAAACCGCTCCAGCTTCCCGACGGCGACGGCGGCACGTTCACCGTCACCTACGCGATCTTCGTGAACGCGATCCTCGGCTCGCTCTACGACCTCTACGCCGGCCAGGTGGTCACCGAGATCTCCGCGGAGGTCTGGGCGGCGCTGCACGAGGGCTCGCCGGCCGCGCTGACCGAGCGTGCCCGGGCGGTGCGGGCGACCAAGCGGGGCTACGACTTCCCGTACGAGAACGGGTTCGAGGCGAGCAGCGCGGTCATCTGCACCGACGGCCGGCATCCGGCGGACGCCGGGTCCTGGCCGGCGGCCACCGCCCGCCGCGACCAGAAGGCGCCGTACTTCGGCCGGTCCTGGGGCTGGATCGACAGCCAGTGCGCGAACAAGACCTGGACCGTGCAGGACGAGGACGCCTACCGCGGGCCGTTCACCAAGCGGACCGCCGCGCCGGTGCTTGTCGTCGGCAACTTCTGGGACCCGGCGACGAACTATCAGGGTGCGGTCGCGGCGAGCCGGCTGCTGCCGAACTCGCGGCTGCTGTCCAGCAACAACTGGGGCCACACCGCGTACGGCTCGGGCGTGTGCGCCACCACCTCCATCGACGACTACCTGCTGACCGGCAGGCCGCCCGCCAAGGGCAAGGTCTGCACGGACTCGGTGCAGCCGTTCACCGAGCCGCTGCCACCGCCGGGTGAGACCACCACCCTGTCGACGCCGACCGGCAAGCAGCGCCCGCCGGTCGCCACGCTGGTGCCGGAGTCGCTGCTGACGCCGGAGAAGTGA
- a CDS encoding nucleoside hydrolase has product MRESAAVPVIIDCDPGHDDALALLLAVGDPRLRLLGVTTVAGNQTLDKTTRNALRILALAGAADVPVAAGCDRPLVGDLVVAADIHGASGLDGPDLDVPVAEAGRVHGVELMRRLIAGSAEPVTLIATGPLTNVALLLRGHPEVVPRLRRIVFMGGSTERGNTTPYGEFNIVTDPEAADIVLRSGVPATMIGLNVTHLALATDQIIAEFRGLDTRLGAVCADLMTFFAGTYRRVFGFAHPPVHDPIAVAAVIDPSILRTVAAPVAVELTGTHTRGATVVDLHSRTAAAPNADVAVGIDVDAFWRLLMAAVRRAGGG; this is encoded by the coding sequence ATGAGGGAGTCCGCCGCGGTTCCGGTGATCATCGACTGCGATCCGGGGCACGACGACGCGCTGGCCCTGCTGCTGGCCGTCGGCGACCCGCGGCTGCGCCTGCTCGGCGTCACCACCGTCGCCGGCAACCAGACGCTCGACAAGACGACGAGGAACGCGCTGCGGATCCTCGCCCTGGCCGGCGCCGCCGACGTCCCGGTCGCGGCCGGCTGCGACCGGCCCCTGGTCGGGGACCTCGTCGTCGCGGCGGACATCCACGGCGCGTCCGGGCTCGACGGGCCCGACCTCGACGTGCCGGTCGCCGAGGCCGGGCGTGTGCACGGCGTCGAGCTGATGCGGCGGCTCATCGCCGGCAGCGCCGAACCGGTCACCCTGATCGCCACGGGGCCGCTGACAAACGTCGCGCTGCTGCTGCGCGGCCATCCCGAGGTCGTGCCGCGGCTGCGCCGCATCGTCTTCATGGGCGGCTCGACCGAGCGCGGCAACACGACCCCGTACGGCGAGTTCAACATCGTCACCGACCCCGAGGCGGCCGACATCGTCCTGCGGTCGGGGGTGCCGGCCACCATGATCGGCCTGAACGTCACCCACCTGGCCCTGGCAACCGACCAGATCATCGCCGAGTTCCGCGGGCTGGACACCCGGCTTGGCGCCGTCTGCGCGGACCTGATGACGTTCTTCGCGGGCACCTATCGCCGGGTGTTCGGGTTCGCGCACCCGCCGGTGCACGACCCGATCGCCGTGGCCGCCGTCATCGACCCGTCGATCCTGCGTACCGTCGCGGCCCCGGTCGCCGTCGAGCTGACCGGGACGCACACCCGCGGCGCCACCGTCGTGGACCTGCACTCCCGCACCGCCGCCGCACCGAACGCGGACGTCGCGGTGGGTATCGACGTCGACGCCTTCTGGCGTCTGCTGATGGCGGCGGTGCGCAGGGCGGGCGGGGGCTAG
- a CDS encoding S8 family serine peptidase, giving the protein MRLRKLPTALLAAVTAAALVAVAPHAASAAPDPGASPARPAGKSTSITLITGDRVVVAPGGQTSIERAPGRAGTRFVSRKAAGHHYVIPVDALPLVRGGRLDQRLFDLTALRDFGYTGEAELPLLLAYPRSGSRKGAASAQPAVGTTVKITRDLGGVGVLAVRAKRTARAELWQSLTTGTAGARALSPGVERVYLDGKRKLDLDVSVPQIGAPSAWQAGLDGTGVTVAILDSGIDATHPDFAGKIVANENFTPDPDTDDLVGHGTHVASIIAGSGAKSGGRYKGVAPGAKLAIGKVCSTEFCEESSILAGMQWAAKAAPVINISLGGGDSPSIDPLEQAVEDLTAAHGALFVIAAGNSGATATVGSPGSADSALTVGAVDDEDQLAEFSSRGPRVGDDAIKPDITAPGVDIVAARAANGQIGTPAGDGYVSLSGTSMATPHVAGAAAIVTQQHPGWSARQRKTLLMGAAKPTEGVDAFGQGAGRVDVARVVRQAVSVDEGSISFGRQQWPHGDDVPVTKTVTYRNGGTAPITLSLSLAGDTGTFSLAGTGVTVPAGGTATTTVTADTGGEGTDGFKTGRLVATGPGDVRVETPVAVNREVESYDVTLVHDGRDGRPAEHLTSLNRLDAVEFYDVYSSEATDKVRLPKGEYGLAAWIFGAEDITALVQPKIVVGGPVTVRLDARRGKPVKITVPRKDATPALVAINADWVNEDFGVGSSVLSENGADLFLGQAGPRGRQAGFYGSVNAAFAKLDATGETFRDTPFLYNLSYLKKGAFYDGYTKRVRAGDLATLRSGFAYEAEAEGIAGVKFNWADLGPPIGSWSVGIPFRLPSKRTDLLSTEGGATWAGDFDQELQSDPDSFPELLSIAFSPSTRYRPGRTYREDWNRAAFAPSVAGDVDVAARVGDVIMTGVPLFGDGAGHQGDARTATARAALYRDGTLVGEEPSGYAEFEVPPGDARYRLEHSATRGAPFRLSTSVSAAWTFRSASAGETPVRLPLSTVRFSPPVDAKNVAPAGRAFAFPVTVERTTGSAAKPNRTLTVDFSTDDGRTWRPATVRGTGDRRVVLVTNPAGTGFVSLRANATDAAGNTAAVTVLRAYAVG; this is encoded by the coding sequence ATGCGCCTGCGAAAACTGCCCACTGCCCTGCTCGCCGCCGTCACGGCCGCCGCGCTCGTCGCGGTCGCGCCGCACGCGGCGTCCGCGGCACCGGATCCGGGCGCGTCGCCCGCCCGGCCGGCCGGGAAATCCACGAGCATCACCCTGATCACCGGCGACCGGGTGGTCGTCGCACCGGGCGGACAGACCAGCATCGAACGCGCGCCCGGGCGGGCCGGAACGCGGTTCGTCAGCCGCAAGGCCGCCGGGCACCACTACGTGATCCCGGTCGACGCGCTGCCGCTGGTGCGGGGCGGCCGGCTCGACCAGCGGCTGTTCGACCTGACCGCGCTGCGCGACTTCGGCTACACCGGCGAGGCCGAGCTGCCGCTGCTGCTCGCGTACCCCCGATCCGGGAGCCGCAAGGGCGCGGCGAGCGCGCAGCCGGCAGTGGGCACGACCGTAAAGATCACCCGCGACCTGGGCGGGGTGGGCGTGCTCGCGGTGCGCGCGAAGCGCACCGCGCGGGCCGAGCTATGGCAGTCCCTCACCACGGGTACGGCCGGGGCACGCGCCCTGTCGCCGGGTGTCGAGCGGGTCTACCTGGACGGCAAGCGCAAGCTCGACCTGGACGTCAGCGTGCCGCAGATCGGCGCGCCGTCGGCCTGGCAGGCGGGCCTGGACGGCACCGGCGTGACGGTGGCGATCCTGGACTCCGGCATCGACGCCACCCACCCGGACTTCGCCGGGAAGATCGTGGCGAACGAGAACTTCACCCCCGACCCGGACACCGACGACCTCGTCGGCCACGGCACGCACGTCGCCTCGATCATCGCGGGCAGCGGCGCGAAGTCCGGCGGCCGGTACAAGGGCGTCGCGCCCGGCGCGAAGCTGGCGATCGGCAAGGTGTGCTCGACCGAGTTCTGCGAGGAGTCGTCGATCCTGGCCGGCATGCAGTGGGCGGCGAAGGCCGCGCCGGTGATCAACATCAGCCTGGGCGGCGGCGACTCGCCGAGCATCGACCCGCTGGAGCAGGCCGTCGAGGACCTCACCGCGGCGCACGGCGCCCTGTTCGTGATCGCGGCCGGCAACTCCGGCGCCACCGCGACCGTCGGCTCGCCGGGCAGCGCCGACTCGGCGCTCACCGTCGGCGCGGTCGACGACGAGGACCAGCTGGCCGAATTCTCCAGCCGCGGCCCCCGGGTCGGCGATGACGCGATCAAGCCGGACATCACCGCGCCGGGCGTGGACATCGTCGCCGCCCGGGCCGCGAACGGCCAGATCGGCACTCCGGCCGGTGACGGCTACGTGAGCCTCTCCGGCACGTCGATGGCCACGCCGCACGTCGCCGGCGCGGCGGCGATCGTCACCCAGCAGCACCCCGGATGGTCCGCGAGGCAGCGCAAGACCCTGCTGATGGGCGCCGCGAAGCCGACCGAGGGCGTCGACGCCTTCGGCCAGGGCGCGGGCCGCGTCGACGTGGCCCGCGTGGTGCGCCAGGCGGTCTCCGTCGACGAGGGCAGCATCAGCTTCGGCCGGCAGCAGTGGCCGCACGGCGACGACGTGCCGGTCACCAAGACCGTCACCTACCGCAACGGTGGCACCGCGCCGATCACCCTGTCGCTGTCGCTGGCCGGCGACACCGGCACGTTCTCGCTGGCCGGGACCGGCGTCACGGTGCCGGCCGGCGGCACCGCCACGACCACGGTCACGGCGGACACCGGCGGGGAGGGCACCGACGGCTTCAAGACCGGGCGGCTGGTCGCGACCGGCCCGGGCGACGTCCGGGTGGAGACACCGGTCGCGGTGAACCGCGAGGTGGAGAGCTACGACGTCACGCTGGTGCACGACGGCCGGGACGGGCGGCCCGCCGAGCATCTCACGTCGCTGAACCGCCTGGACGCCGTCGAGTTCTACGACGTCTACAGCTCCGAGGCGACCGACAAGGTGCGGCTGCCGAAGGGCGAGTACGGCCTGGCCGCCTGGATCTTCGGCGCGGAGGACATCACCGCGCTGGTCCAGCCGAAGATCGTGGTCGGCGGCCCGGTCACCGTGCGGCTGGACGCCCGCCGCGGCAAGCCGGTGAAGATCACCGTGCCCCGCAAGGACGCGACGCCGGCCCTGGTCGCGATCAACGCCGACTGGGTCAACGAGGACTTCGGGGTCGGCTCCTCCGTGCTCTCCGAGAACGGCGCCGACCTGTTCCTCGGCCAGGCCGGCCCGCGCGGCAGGCAGGCGGGCTTCTACGGGTCGGTCAACGCGGCCTTCGCGAAGCTCGACGCCACCGGGGAGACCTTCCGGGACACGCCGTTCCTCTACAACCTCTCGTACCTGAAGAAGGGCGCGTTCTACGACGGATACACCAAGCGGGTACGGGCGGGCGACCTGGCCACGCTGCGGTCCGGATTCGCGTACGAGGCCGAGGCCGAGGGCATCGCTGGTGTCAAGTTCAACTGGGCCGATCTGGGTCCGCCCATCGGCTCATGGTCCGTCGGCATCCCGTTCCGGCTGCCGTCGAAGCGCACCGACCTGTTGAGCACCGAGGGCGGGGCCACCTGGGCGGGCGACTTCGACCAGGAGCTGCAGAGCGACCCGGACAGCTTCCCGGAGCTGCTCAGCATCGCCTTCTCGCCCAGCACGCGGTACCGGCCGGGCCGGACCTACCGGGAGGACTGGAACCGTGCGGCGTTCGCGCCCTCGGTCGCCGGGGACGTCGACGTGGCGGCCCGGGTCGGTGACGTGATCATGACCGGCGTCCCGCTGTTCGGCGACGGCGCCGGGCACCAGGGCGACGCGCGCACCGCGACCGCGCGGGCCGCGCTCTACCGCGACGGCACGCTTGTCGGCGAGGAACCGTCGGGCTACGCCGAGTTCGAGGTGCCGCCGGGCGACGCGCGGTACCGGCTGGAGCACTCCGCCACCCGCGGCGCGCCGTTCCGGCTGTCCACATCGGTCAGCGCCGCGTGGACGTTCCGCTCGGCGTCGGCCGGGGAGACCCCGGTACGCCTGCCGCTGTCCACGGTGCGGTTCAGCCCGCCCGTCGACGCGAAGAACGTGGCACCGGCGGGCCGCGCGTTCGCCTTCCCGGTCACCGTCGAGCGGACGACCGGTTCGGCGGCCAAGCCCAACCGCACGCTGACCGTCGACTTCTCGACCGACGACGGGCGCACGTGGCGGCCGGCCACGGTGCGCGGAACGGGCGACCGGCGGGTGGTGCTGGTGACGAATCCCGCCGGCACCGGGTTCGTGTCGCTGCGCGCCAATGCCACCGACGCCGCGGGCAACACCGCCGCGGTGACGGTGCTGCGGGCGTACGCGGTCGGATAA
- a CDS encoding family 16 glycoside hydrolase has protein sequence MKRAVVAALLIGTFTAVPAYAGDPPQEPGVTLRTYDIGVPLSRVCDLKPGQTPNVDRLMPTVDWSTDEQFGLADNFVTHVLATLTAPAAGTYTFRLTSDDGSKLWIGDTLVVDHDGLHGAEPKDGTIDLTAGAHPLRVEHFERTGGQRLALAWRPPGASDFTVVPTGALSTDAGVVRVTAPGRKECVSGTDTPGDGLPLTAVHPGYDLTDLRPPGFQPQVTGIAWRPDGKMVLSTWGGSDTMAGEVYLVENVTGETGPGRVAYRKLADGLKEPMGVAVVDGMVYVSQKHELTELRDTDGDEVLDARRTVAVWPFGGNFHEFAFGLLYKGGNFYLNLSVSINLGGATTDPQPVGGRGTSVVVNRRTGKVTTVAGGLRTPNGIGWGPDGDLYVTDNQGGWLPSSKLVKIEKGAFYQHFTNPDGPYDARPVTRPVLWLPQNEIANSPSTPVLLRSGPYRGQFLIGDVTYGGLQRAYVETVHGREQGAVFRHTQGLEAGVNEVSIGPDGAVYVGGLGADGNWGQEGKLRYGLQKLTPNGTDVFDMRTMKATATGFRIEYTKPLSDATVAKLPTAYGIEQWRYVPTAQYGGPKVDQETLPVTAAKVSADRRTVTLTVAGLRRDRVVHLRSPRPFSARDGETLWSTEAWYTLNEVPGPQPRQVHYEAEEGNREGGATLATDHRGYTGVGFVAGFGALNAATTTHVSVDKAGDYAVGLRYSNGPNPFSGTKTVSVHVNGRKIRQVALPSTVTWDEWATATETLPLRKGVNAIQYRVDATDTGHVNLDLISVRRPGERITLFDGHGLDDWQHTDGRRPQWPPVEDAAIEVCCGDLRTKEAFRDYRLHVEFKVPLLPPEVTGQNRGNSGVYQQERYEIQILDSYGDPTLDTNEAGAIYLHKAPDVNASTAPETWQTYDITFHAARYDAAGNKTANARVTLVWNGRTVHDEVEIPAGTGGNIPEGPSTGAIRLQDHGNKVRYRNVWIEPLP, from the coding sequence ATGAAACGTGCGGTAGTGGCCGCCTTGCTCATCGGAACCTTCACCGCGGTGCCGGCCTACGCCGGCGATCCGCCCCAGGAGCCGGGGGTCACCCTCCGCACGTACGACATCGGAGTGCCGCTCAGCCGGGTCTGCGACCTCAAGCCCGGCCAGACGCCCAATGTGGACAGGCTCATGCCCACGGTGGACTGGTCGACCGACGAACAGTTCGGCCTGGCGGACAACTTCGTCACGCACGTGCTGGCCACCCTGACCGCGCCCGCGGCCGGGACGTACACCTTCCGGCTCACCAGCGACGACGGCTCGAAGCTGTGGATCGGCGACACCCTGGTCGTCGACCACGACGGGCTGCACGGCGCCGAGCCCAAGGACGGCACGATCGACCTGACCGCCGGGGCACACCCGCTGCGCGTCGAGCACTTCGAGCGCACCGGCGGGCAGCGGCTGGCGCTCGCCTGGCGGCCGCCGGGCGCGAGCGACTTCACGGTGGTGCCGACCGGCGCGCTGAGCACCGACGCCGGGGTGGTCCGGGTGACCGCGCCGGGACGCAAGGAGTGCGTCTCCGGCACCGACACGCCGGGCGACGGGCTGCCGCTCACCGCCGTGCACCCCGGCTACGACCTCACCGACCTGCGGCCGCCGGGCTTCCAGCCGCAGGTCACCGGCATCGCGTGGCGGCCGGACGGCAAAATGGTGCTCAGCACGTGGGGCGGCTCGGACACCATGGCCGGCGAGGTGTACCTGGTCGAGAACGTGACCGGTGAGACCGGGCCGGGCAGGGTCGCCTACCGCAAGCTCGCCGACGGCCTGAAGGAGCCGATGGGTGTCGCGGTCGTCGACGGCATGGTGTACGTGTCGCAGAAGCACGAGCTGACCGAGCTGCGCGACACCGACGGCGACGAGGTGCTCGACGCGCGGCGCACCGTCGCCGTCTGGCCGTTCGGCGGCAACTTCCACGAGTTCGCGTTCGGCCTGCTCTACAAGGGCGGCAACTTCTACCTCAACCTGTCGGTCTCGATCAACCTGGGCGGCGCGACCACCGACCCGCAGCCGGTCGGCGGCCGCGGCACCAGCGTCGTGGTCAACCGGCGCACCGGCAAGGTGACCACCGTCGCCGGAGGCCTGCGCACCCCGAACGGGATCGGCTGGGGACCGGACGGCGACCTGTACGTCACCGACAACCAGGGCGGCTGGCTGCCCTCCTCCAAGCTGGTGAAGATCGAGAAGGGCGCGTTCTACCAGCACTTCACCAACCCGGACGGCCCGTACGACGCCCGTCCGGTCACCCGGCCGGTGCTGTGGCTGCCGCAGAACGAGATCGCCAACTCGCCCAGCACGCCGGTGCTGCTGAGATCGGGGCCGTACCGCGGGCAGTTCCTCATCGGCGACGTCACCTACGGCGGGCTGCAACGCGCGTACGTGGAGACGGTGCACGGCAGGGAGCAGGGCGCGGTGTTCCGGCACACCCAGGGCCTCGAGGCCGGCGTCAACGAGGTGTCGATCGGCCCCGACGGCGCCGTCTACGTCGGCGGGCTCGGCGCCGACGGCAACTGGGGCCAGGAGGGCAAGCTCCGGTACGGCCTCCAGAAGCTCACCCCGAACGGCACGGACGTCTTCGACATGCGGACCATGAAGGCCACCGCCACCGGATTCCGGATCGAGTACACCAAGCCGCTGTCCGACGCGACCGTCGCGAAGCTGCCCACCGCGTACGGGATCGAGCAGTGGCGCTACGTGCCCACCGCGCAGTACGGCGGCCCGAAGGTGGACCAGGAAACGCTGCCGGTGACCGCGGCGAAGGTCTCCGCCGACCGCCGGACCGTCACGCTCACGGTCGCCGGGCTGCGCCGCGACCGGGTGGTGCACCTGCGCTCGCCGCGCCCGTTCAGCGCCCGCGACGGCGAGACACTGTGGAGCACCGAGGCCTGGTACACGCTCAACGAGGTACCCGGCCCGCAGCCGCGGCAGGTGCACTACGAGGCCGAGGAGGGCAACCGGGAGGGCGGCGCCACGCTCGCCACCGACCACCGCGGCTACACCGGCGTCGGCTTCGTGGCCGGCTTCGGCGCGCTGAACGCCGCCACCACCACGCACGTGAGCGTGGACAAGGCCGGCGACTACGCGGTCGGGCTGCGCTACTCCAACGGCCCGAACCCGTTCAGCGGCACCAAGACCGTGAGCGTGCACGTCAACGGCCGCAAGATCCGCCAGGTCGCGCTGCCGTCGACGGTCACCTGGGACGAGTGGGCGACGGCCACCGAGACGCTGCCGCTGCGCAAGGGCGTGAACGCGATCCAGTACCGCGTCGACGCCACCGACACGGGCCACGTCAACCTCGACCTGATCAGCGTTCGCCGGCCCGGTGAGCGGATCACGCTGTTCGACGGGCACGGGCTGGACGACTGGCAGCACACCGACGGGCGCCGCCCGCAGTGGCCGCCGGTCGAGGACGCCGCGATCGAGGTGTGCTGCGGCGACCTGCGCACCAAGGAGGCCTTCCGCGACTACCGCCTGCACGTCGAGTTCAAGGTGCCGCTGCTGCCGCCCGAGGTGACCGGGCAGAACCGTGGCAACAGCGGCGTCTACCAGCAGGAGCGATACGAGATCCAGATCCTCGACTCGTACGGCGACCCGACGCTGGACACCAACGAGGCCGGCGCGATCTACCTGCACAAGGCGCCGGACGTGAACGCGTCCACCGCGCCGGAGACGTGGCAGACCTACGACATCACGTTCCACGCGGCCCGCTACGACGCGGCCGGTAACAAGACCGCGAACGCCCGCGTCACCCTGGTCTGGAACGGCCGCACGGTGCACGACGAGGTGGAGATCCCGGCCGGCACCGGCGGCAACATCCCGGAGGGCCCGTCCACCGGCGCCATCCGCCTGCAGGACCACGGCAACAAGGTCCGGTACCGCAACGTCTGGATCGAACCGCTCCCCTGA
- a CDS encoding extracellular solute-binding protein, producing the protein MSSFLTALRRLLPYATASLVGAVAITVSMVYLPQAGKRTAPSATAAAAVPALPAGVKLVIISGKDPSGVRQELVDEWNAENPQAPAHLREVDGDTGRQRLDIRTALKDGSAAIAVLDSVHLSEFAAQRDDGTEGLLAELKSDGTLTNGFLAGPLATCYWKERLYGLPFNTDVGLLFSADGTPEPQSWTELTDSARASANRKQIALQLGPNEAFVVNVLEQMLAEDTTILNPTGTGNVVRLDKWEAALEPLRDAHARGLIVDSESEDASTYAFTKGEVRYMRNWPSQFKKIDGRPGVRRLFGPGVLGGQNLVLSRTTPYYQQSLELLKFLTNSASQERLFRVGGFAPTRRTTYTMQAVKDDVPYAAELLAAVEEARPRPITPKYEQVSRLILNNLRPAVLDGRRIDDSFERDMAEALHE; encoded by the coding sequence ATGTCCTCTTTCCTCACCGCGCTGCGGCGGCTCCTGCCGTACGCGACGGCGTCACTCGTCGGCGCCGTCGCGATCACCGTTTCGATGGTGTACCTCCCGCAGGCCGGGAAGCGAACGGCGCCATCGGCAACGGCGGCGGCGGCCGTCCCGGCGCTCCCGGCGGGTGTCAAGCTCGTCATCATCAGCGGGAAGGACCCCAGCGGCGTCCGCCAGGAGCTGGTCGACGAGTGGAACGCCGAGAACCCGCAGGCGCCTGCCCACCTGCGGGAGGTCGACGGCGACACCGGCCGGCAGCGCCTCGACATCCGTACCGCGCTCAAGGACGGCAGCGCTGCCATCGCGGTCCTGGACTCCGTGCACCTCAGCGAGTTCGCCGCCCAGCGCGACGACGGGACGGAGGGGCTGCTCGCCGAGCTCAAGTCCGACGGCACGTTGACGAACGGCTTCCTGGCGGGCCCATTGGCGACCTGTTACTGGAAGGAGCGCCTCTACGGGCTGCCGTTCAACACCGACGTCGGGCTGCTCTTCTCCGCCGACGGCACGCCCGAGCCGCAGAGCTGGACCGAGCTGACCGACTCGGCCCGGGCATCCGCGAACCGGAAGCAGATCGCTCTGCAGCTGGGGCCCAACGAGGCATTCGTCGTCAACGTTCTGGAACAGATGCTGGCCGAGGACACGACGATCCTCAATCCGACGGGCACCGGGAACGTTGTCCGGCTGGACAAGTGGGAGGCTGCCCTCGAGCCGCTCAGGGACGCGCACGCAAGGGGACTCATCGTCGACAGCGAATCAGAGGACGCCAGTACCTACGCATTCACCAAAGGAGAGGTGCGTTACATGCGTAACTGGCCCTCGCAGTTCAAGAAGATCGATGGCCGGCCGGGGGTCCGGAGGCTGTTCGGACCCGGCGTCCTCGGCGGGCAGAACCTGGTGTTGTCGCGCACGACGCCGTATTACCAGCAGTCCCTGGAACTGCTGAAGTTTCTGACGAACTCAGCGAGCCAGGAGCGGCTCTTCCGCGTCGGCGGGTTCGCGCCGACCCGCAGGACGACGTACACGATGCAAGCGGTGAAGGACGATGTTCCCTACGCGGCGGAACTCCTCGCAGCGGTCGAGGAGGCGCGTCCGCGGCCCATCACGCCCAAGTACGAGCAGGTCTCCCGGCTCATCCTGAACAACCTTCGCCCGGCGGTGCTCGACGGCAGGCGGATAGACGACAGCTTCGAGCGCGACATGGCGGAAGCGCTGCACGAGTGA